AGGCTCCTTCATCAAAAATCGCTCCACGTAAAACCCACGATAAGGCCCCATTGCCCAAGAGAAGCCACCACAATCCTCCATTCAAGACCGATTTCAAAGTAGTTGGATCTCGCCTCTCTTTGACAAAACAGGATTTTCAGGCCTTTTTGGACTTAAGTCAACTGAATCAGTCGATTTTTGTTTTCAGAGTTTAAATTTTTACCCTCAGAAATTGCAAAATGGAAAAGCGCGGAAAACGCTCGATTCAGTCAAAACAGTCATATCGCAGAAAATCGCTCCACCTATCTTCTCCCATCTTACCCTAATCTCCTCCAGGGGCAACCACAAACCTCCCCCAGAACTAGAATTCAAAGTAGTTGGATTTTGGCTTTTCCAGTTAACTGGCACGTACAGTACTCTCAAGGGGCCAATGCGACCAAAAGATGGACGAAGGCTACCAATGAGACCATACATTAACCTATTCGGGTTGTTTATTTCATCTCCGCTGGTATCCTTGGGCAGGAGACGGTCGGTTCCCCCAATCCGTCCCTGGAGAAAAGCTTTTCTATTCCGGCAACGTTATTATCCTCCATGCGAATCAAGATCGAGCTTAACTCGGACGAGAGGTTTCCGGAGTGGGCGATAGGGAAGCACACCATACAGGCGATGATATACACCCACCTCAACGGCACCCCCTACCAGGAGCTTCACGAGAGGAGGGGCTTCAAGTTCTTTGCCTTCTCCGACATCTTCCCCAGCGGCCCCTTCGGGCCTGAGAAGAAGACCCTCCTCATCAGTTCACCCGACGAGGACTTCATCGAAACCCTCTACGAGAAGCTCCTGCCCGATGAAAAGCTCTACCTCGGCAAGCATGCCCTCAACGTCCTCTCCATCAAGAAGTTCAGGCTGAGGCCGAAAAAAGCCTTCATAACCGGCTCCCCGGTTGTCCTTCGCGCGCCGGGGAACGGCCGCTTCTTCACATTCCACCACCACAAAAGTCTCGCCTACTTCATCGAGCGACTGACCGAGAACGCGGTGGAGAAGTACCAGGCCTTCACCGGCGAGTACTTCCAGCCCGATGGTCCCATCTTCACGAGACTCGTGCCCAGGATAAGGAAGAAGGGCTGGATTGACGTTTACGTTCGAGTGAACATCAGGGGCAGGTACTTCGACGTCCCCGGAACCACCTGGGAGTACCTTGAGGCGCCCATCAACGAGTCCAACAGGGAGTTCTACGCCTTTTTAATGGACGCCGGGATTGGGGAACTCAACAGCCTCGGCTTTGGCTTCCTGAACCCGAGGAAGGGGGCGTGAGGTGGTAGGTTGGGCGAGGAAAACCTCCGGGAAGCGCATGGTTCGTGCTGAACCGCTACATCGGCGGCCTCATACTCCTCATAGCGACCCTCGTTTACCTCTCGAGACAAGAAGGGAGCTTAAACCGAGAACTGAAGGCTCAAAATCGATAAAACTCCAATAGCCCGAATTGTCCCCCACCTCTTAACGTTTAAAGCCTTCCCTTTGGAAATCACTCCACCGATCTCCTCCAAAAAGCCGAATCTCAGCTATTTCTACTTCCTTTCCAATGCACACTTTTAGAAAAGGGACCGTTTGAAGGCCTTCCTGTTAAATCCGAGAGTTTTGAACAACGTACTGGCTTAGAGAAACCGGTGCTCATTCAGAAGATCAATGTGAGGCCCTTACGGGTGTCGTTTTGGTGGGCAGTTTTTGGGCCGGAAGTACAGTATGCCCGAGAAATTCACAGAAATTTCAAAAAGGGAAGGAATGAAAAATGGATGGGGCGGTCCTAAAGCCCCAGCCTCTCGAAGACCCGCTCAAACGCATCCCAGACGTCGGGCATCATATCGGGCGTTATGTCCCACACCTTCAGAATCTCCTCAGGCTCCCTGTCGTAGGTGTTCTGGATTGTGTACTCGGCCCGGGCGTCGCCCTTTATCGCCTCGAACATCATGGCCGCGCTCATCACCGCCGTTCCGCCGGTTATGTGGAAGAGAACCTTCTCGCTCTCCTCCTCGATCAGCCTCTGAAGCTCCTCGTGGTCTCCAAGACCCTTCTTGACCTCAAGCACGTCGTTTCCTGACCCAGCGTAGATGAACTTGACCTCTATCGTCCTGCTTCCCCTCCCAATCGTCTCCACTCCCTCCCCCGGCCAGTGAACGTTGAAAGTCGCCCCCATGCACTCGCTCGCCTTCTGGAGGAAGGTGCCCAGCCATTCCCTGACTTCGGGCTTGAACCTGGAGCCATCGTTTTCCGAGTGCATGTCGGTGTAGAGGAGGAAGACCCTCTTGAGCGTTCCCTCTCTGACGGCGTGAAGCCAGAGCGAGAGGTAGAGGGGAATGATGTTGAGCGAGAGTTTTCTCCCGTCCGGAGATTCCTTCCTGCGGTTCCTCCTCAAATCGTCGCAGTCAAACTGTCCTATTGCCTTCCATCCCCACGGGCCGCTCAGTCCATAGACGAGGGTCTCGACCGTGAGTTTTTTCTCCGTCTTAGGCCTGTAAACCCACGCGGTAACGAAAACAACCGAGAGGAGGTAGGCGATGGTTCCCACCGTCTTCAGCACGTCCCCCTCGGAGATCGCATCCGGGAGCCAGGCCGTCGTTATGACCGCCAGGAGGACGAAGAGGAAGATACCGTAGAGGGACCTCAAACCCTCGCCGAGGAGTATCCTCCCCAGAAAGTGCCTGAGGAAGTGGGATATCGGCTTTCTCCCTTCCTTTGAGGTTTCCCCCTTCGCCCCGCCCACGAAGTACCACGGGGACGCGATCACCATGGCAACCGAAACCAGGAACACGGCCAGTGATGCGAGCAGGTATGGAAAATAGCCATCATCAATGGACCTGATGATCTCAGGCGGCGATACTATGCCCTCAAGCTGGCCCGAGAGGAGCATAACGACCGGCGGTACTGATAAAACCAGGGAGGCCGTTATCTTTTTCAACGTGTCTCTTCCCATGGGCACACCCCCTGTTCGAGCGGCTCTCCAATTGTATTCCCCAACAGTGTTAAAACCCTTTCTGGTACCTGTTGAAAGCAATGTATCCCGGGCACGAAAGTGGCGTTAAGCGGTATCTCCGACAGTCTTATTACTTCCTTCTTCCCAACCAGTTGGGGGTGCCAGCCATGAGGGCCTACGTAACGGCGGTAGGAACGTCTCCTGAGGCTGTCTTCAACCCCCTCTGGTATCTGGCCGAGGCACGTTCCTGGATGCCCGACGAGGTTTACCTCTTCTGGAACGAGGGGGTTAAAAGGGAGCTTGAGAGGGTCAGAGAACTTATAGGTAGCCTGGCAGAGGCCTACGGGGTGGACGTAAAGGTCCGTGCGGACGAATCCCTGAAGTTCGACGAATCCCGTCCGGAGGAGTTCAGGGAGAAGGTCTTCTCGCTCCTCAGCAGACTCAGGGGAGGGGAGGTGGTCGTTGACATAACCCCCGGAAGGAAGTTCATGAGCGCTACGCTCTTCGGTGCGGCGGTCTCCACCGGCGCCGGGGTTACCTACCTCCACCTCTCCGACTGGAGGGATTACATGGGCAGGCTCCTTTTCGAGGTGCCGATGGCCAAGCAGAGGCTCTTCACAGGGGAGGAACTCCTCGGAAGGCGTGAAGCCGGGATCGGAGGAGGAAGGAGAGAGAAGGAAAGCCCCGGCTCCTTCACCGTCACGAGGAGGAACCTGATGGCGGTCCTGGATTCCCTCTATCTCGATGGGATTGAAAGCTTTGAGGTCTCCCTCAGAGGCAGGCCGATAGGCGAGGTAAACCTCGGGGAGGAGGCCAGGTTCTCCCTAAGGCCATACCTCGAAGTGCCCAGGGAGAACGGCGGGCACACAATGGTCAAGGAGGCCATCATATCCGGAGGAATGGCATCGTTCAGGAACTGGGAGGAGCTGAGGGATACGCTCTACACCCTCGCCGTAACCCTAGGAGAGCTGAACTTCGCCCACTACAGGATCTACGGAATATGGCATGGAAAGGACTCTGAAGACTGGGAAGGGGAAAGGGTTAAGCTTGAGGGCTTCGAGTACGGGAGGATCCTCAAGGTTCTCCCGGGGTGAGGGTTTTCACAGGGGGCACCAGATAAGTGCCAGAATCTCGAGACCGGCTCCAATCCAGAAACCGAGGAGGGCACCCCTGAGGAGTCCCAGGGTGGATATTCTCTCATCCTCCCTCGTTCCAACCGCTGTGAGAATGACCGGGGCCAGGAGGGAGAACAGGAGGGGGGCTTTTACGTCAATTCCCCGCAGAAAGTAGGCCGTGACGAGCCAGGCCACCACCAGGGAACCCCAGTGAAGCTCCCCGGGAGTTACGGTGCTCTTGCCGTGGTAGGTTATCGAGCCGTTTTCCATGAGGTACCTCGTCCAGAGGAATAGTGCCACGAGAAGCACCAAGGCGGGAAATCCAAATTTGAAGGTCACTCCAAAGACCACCGCCAGTCCAAGGACGATTCCAGAGGCGAGGGGCAGGAAGCGCCCCCCGAAGTGGCGGAGGAGCACGTAGGCCAGAATCCCTCCAACAACCGCGGGCGCGTAGCCAGGGGCCGTTGCCCGAACGCTGGATGCGGCGAGGGCCACCGGAACGGCGGTAACTGCAAGTGCAGGGGCCACCGGAAAGGCCCTCCCGCCCTCCACGTCCTCGATGAAGAGGAGATAGCCCGCCACGTCTCCGGTAACGTGTGGCACCACCGCCAGGGGGCCGAGAACACTGAAGATGAGAGCCGTCAGGGCAACGTCGCCGCCCATCGAGTCCTCTATGATGGCGTTCTCCGTCAAGCCGAGGGCGAGGCCAAGGGTGGCCCACACAAAGTGATCGATTGACCCCTCCGCGATGAAGGAGCCAAAGGCCACCACCAGCATCGCCAGGACGGTTCCATAGGCCTCCCTCTCCCTTTCACTCATCAGGAGGAGCAGAAACAGGCAGAGGAGGAAGAGCGAGATAAGGTCCGTGTAGTCCATACGGAAGTTTAATAGGGCCACTCCCAGTGCGATGGAGCCAACGACGTCCTTCGGAACGAGCTTGTACCTGTAGTCGAACCAGGCCACCGCGATCAACGGGGCCAGGGAAACGGCGGTAACCGGCTGGAGGAACGGCAGTCCGGCGGTCGCGAAGAGGAGCGAGAGGGTCCCGAAGGCCTTCCGGGCGTTTCCTACCCGAATCCGGGCAGAGAAGGAGCTTTCATCCATCGGTATGGAAAAGGTCGATGTCTCATCGATTTCGCAGTCTTCCGCCCCTCCGGGCGGGGCATCCGGGGGCGACCGCATTGGGAGGTTTTAATTTTTGAGGAATAAAAATCTTTCGATCGAGGATAAACTCATTTCCGTCGATGGGTCGGAGGGTTCCAAACACCGAAAAGGATTTTTAGTTCAACATCGTTGGTAACGAGGGTAACGATGGAGTGGGTTGGGGTCTTCAACGGCTTCCGGAAGGGGCTGGGGTTCGTTCTACTGCTCTCGGCAAGCCTGTACTTCCTGGCAGACGTTGCAAGCACTGATGGGTGGAGCTTCGTCCAGGTTCTCGGGCTGATTCTTCTCCTCTTCGCATGGACCGACTACATGTCCCTCATCATTTACCCTGCCTTCGGAATGGTGGCCCTTGGAGCCTTCTTCCTCGGCAACCTCGACGGCCTCTTCTCCTCCCTTCCGATGCTCGCCCTCTTCACGCTCTTCGCGGCTTTGCTATCCACCGACAGGGAGAGGTGGGCCTTCCGCGTCTTCCTTCTTTCAATCCCGGTGGCCTTCATCAGCTCATACCTCTGGGAGGAGAGCAGCCCGGTATCTTGGGCAATGGTCGGTCTGATGCTCGGCTACGTGGAGAACGCCGTCGTGGAGGAGATGGCCGAGGGCGACGTCTACATCCTGGCGCTCTACTTCATGGCCCTCGGCCCTCTCGGCTTTATCCCCTTCGCCCTCCAGCGGCCCCTCGGGATTCTCCTGTACTCAATTGAGACAGAGGAGGGTATCCTCTACCCCGTCGGCCCCGGAACCTTCGTGGTTTCGGTTCCGATCCTAGTGACCATAAAGTCCCTGGTTTCCTCGGGTTCACTGCCGGGGTGGCTCTTCTTCGCCCACCAGCAGGGAATACCCAACTCCACCGCGGTGCTCATCGGAGGGGCCATAGGCCTCTACATAGCGACCCACTACTTCCTCGACGTTGAGAGCCTCCTCGGGGCCATGGCCGGCCTCTCCGTTGGAATAATAACCTTCGTTCTCATAGGACTCATCGCCCTCTTCCTCGGTGATCACGGGCACACCATTGCCAGCATCGTTCTGTTTATCTTTGCGTTTTTTTATAGTATCGGAGCAGCCTACTGGGCCTTCGATGCCTTTTCGAAGCTCCACTACCATGGGGGAAGCTCCATAGACCCCATGATGATGGCCTTCGGCTCGCTGGCCGGTGCGATAGCCCTTGCGATGCTCTTCATGCTCCTTTCCTGGGGCCTCTTCCAGTCAGTCCCCGGGGTGATCCCATCCACCACAGGACTGGCCATCGTGGGGATGCTCTATCTTTACACAGGGAGAAAGCTGATAGTGGATGAAAATGGAAAAACAAACTGGATGTGGTCCTCACTTTACGTCCTTGCCGGGTTCCTCGCGGGCTTTCTGGCCGGAATTCCGCTCGGGGTTTTTCTGGAGTGGCTGTGATGTAAGACTCCGGGGTTGGCCCGCCCACGGGATGGAATCACCGCGATTCCCGCAACCCTTTAAAAGCCCTCCCCAAAGCCTAACCCGGTGGTGAGAATGAGCAGGATAGCGGTCATCGATTACGATAAGTGCAACCCCGACAAGTGCGGGCACTTCCTGTGCGAGCGCGTCTGCCCCGTCAATCGAATGGGCGGCGAGGCGATAATAATCGACGAGGAGAACTACAGACCGATCATTCAGGAGGCGAGCTGTACCGGTTGCGGAATCTGCGTCCACAAGTGCCCCTTCAACGCGATAACCATAGTGAACCTTCCGGAGCAGCTCGACGAGGACTGCGTTCACAGGTACGGAATAAACGCCTTCGTGCTTTACAGGCTGCCGATAGTCAAGGACGGCATGGTCGTGGGAATCCTCGGTCCGAACGGAACGGGTAAGACGACCGCCGTTAAAATCCTCTCCGGTCAGATACTGCCGAACCTCTGCGGGGACAACGACTCCTGGGACAACGTCATAAGGGCCTTCCGCGGAAACGAGCTTCAGAACTACTTCGAGAGCCTCAAGAATCGCGAGATAAGGCCCGTCGTCAAGCCGCAGTACGTTGACCTGATTCCGAAGGCGGTTAAGGGGAAGGTTCGCGACCTGCTCAAGAAGGCCGATGAAACAGGAAGGTTCGACGAGGTCGTCAGGGAGCTTGAGCTTGAGAACGTGCTGGACAGGGACATAAAACACCTCTCCGGCGGTGAGCTTCAGAGGGTCGCCATAGCGGCAGCCATACTCCGCGATGCACACTTCTACTTCTTCGATGAGCCATCGAGCTACCTTGACATAAGGCAGCGCCTCAAGGTTGCGAGGATCATAAGGCACCTCGCCGACTCGGGGAAGGCCGTTCTCACGGTCGAGCACGATTTAGCTGTCCTCGATTACCTCAGCGACGTCATCCACGTCGTCTACGGTAAACCCGGTGCCTACGGTATATTCTCCCAGCCGAAGTCAACGAGGAACGGCATAAACGAGTTCCTCCGCGGATACCTCCGGGACGAGAACGTCCGCTTCAGGCCCTACGAGATACGCTTCACCAAGTCGAGCGAGAGGAAGAGCCAGGCGAGCGACATCCTTGTGGAGTACCCGCGCCTCGTGAAGGACTACGGCGGCTTTAAGCTTGAGGCGGAGCCGGGAACGCTCTACATGGGTGAGGTGGTGAGCATAGTCGGCCCGAACGGCATCGGTAAGACCACTTTCGTGAAGATGCTCGCCGGCGTTGAAAAGCCGACGGAGGGCGAGATAGACTGGGAGCTGAAGGTCTCCTACAAGCCCCAGTACATCAAGGCCGATTACGAGGGAACCGTATTCGACCTGCTCAGCAAGATAGATGCCGCCAAGCTCATGAACAGCTTCTACAAGACGGAACTCCTCAACCCGCTTGGCATTCCCGAGCTGTACGACAAGCAGGTGAACGAGCTTTCCGGCGGTGAGTTGCAGAGGGTCGCCATAACCGCCGCACTCATTAGAGAGGCAGACCTCTACCTCCTCGACGAGCCTTCAGCTTATCTCGACGTCGAGCAGAGGCTTGCAGTCTCCAGGGCCATAAGGCACCTCATGGAGAAGGAATCCAAGACAGCCCTCGTCGTCGAGCACGACGTCCTCATGATAGACTACATCAGCGACAGGATAATGGTCTTCGAGGGTGAGCCTGGAAAGCACGGTAAGGCACTGCCACCGACGGGAATGCGCGAGGGTATGAACAGGTTCCTCTCCAGTGTCGGCATAACCTTCAGGCGCGATCCCGACACCGGAAGGCCGAGGGCCAACAAGGAAAACAGCGTGAAGGACAGGGAGCAGAAGGAGATGGGTGAGTACTACTACGTCGCCCCATGATTTTCCTTTCCGTTCTTACATCTTCTATCGTTTAACAGACCAGATTTCTCGGGTCTTTGGACATAATGTGACTTTAGAGGTCCCCGTAAACTCAAATAAACGTTGCCTAACGTTGTTTAACGGTAAAATCGTGGAACTGCCTGAAAATAGCCCCTCTGTGAACAAAAGCAAATCTAAGGATACGATTTCGTGAAAAAGGCTTAAATAGTGGTTCTTTCATAGAGAAAGTCGAGGTGAAGGGCCATGGTGTGGAAAAAAGGCATGGCATTGCTCTTTGGTTTGATGTTGATAACGGCCGGCCTGGCCTTTGGAAAGGCCGCGGCTGCAGAGACCAGTGTGACGGTGATACTCGTCAGCGACAACGAGGCGGATTCCGCACTCGCGTACTACCTGGCCAACCTGACGGGTGCGATAGTCGTTATGACCGCCTGGGGCGTTTACGATGCGAACGTTACCGCCGAGGTTATGAACTACGCGCCCGACCAGGTGATCATAATAGGCGGTCCCGATGCGGTGGTCGAGCAGTACGTCAGCGATCTCAAGGATCTCAACATAACGGTGGAGCGCTGGTGGGGCGAGAACAGGTACAGGACAAACCTGGCAGTCATAGGCAACGCCACCCTTAAGCTCAATATAAAGTTCGAGAACAGCGTCGTGGTCGTTCCCGGAAACGACACGGGTGCCATAAGGGAGGCCCTCAGGAGGGCCGTTAAGGTTCACGGGATAGTACTCTTCGCCAACAACACCACCGACCCGATCAGGGTCATGGCCAAGTTCCAGATAACGCCGAAGAACATCACGGTCATCCACAGCAGGGTAATGAAGGGAGCCATGGTGGGACTCGTGAGGAAGCTGAAGGGAAGCGACGGGCTGAGGGCCAACCTCACGGAGATGGAGGTCAACGTTACACCGGAGATGGCAATGGAGGCCATAAACACCAGCGAGGAACGCATAGCGACCGCCGAGGAGATGCTCGCGAACGTCACGCTTCCGCCGCAGATGGAGAGGGTCGCCGAGAGGATGCTCCTGCTCGCGAAAAAACAGCTCAACGTCTCAAAGAAGGCCTACGAGGAGGGTAACTACGGTAAAGCCTACGGACAGGCGATAGCGGCAAAGGCCCACGCGGAGTTCGTCATAAGGGTGGCCTCGAAGGAGTGGCAGATGAAGGTTCGCTTCGATCCGGCGATGAGGGCCACAATGTTCCTCCACCGCGTCGAGATACAGCTAAAGGTAATGGAGAAGGCCGGTGTGAACGTCACGGAAGTGAGGGAGCTGGTGGAGCAGCTGAAGGTGGCCATAAAGAACAAGGACTACGATACCATTGACGCCCTGATGTGGCAGATACAGCACAAGCTCCTCGAGCTTTACACCCACGGAAGGGGCAAGTTCAGGGAGCACATCGTGTTCCCGGCCAGGGGAAGGCATGGAATGCCGTGAACCCCGATCTTTTCTTTCCCTTTTCCACTTTCCTCCAGCGTCTTCCGGCGGGCTTTGAAAGGTACGCTTCTCCAGAAACCCATTTAAAGGTTCCCGGCTTTCATGTCCCGGGGATGGAAAAAGCGACGATCCGGTGATACCCATGCTGCCGCCCGGTAAGATACCTCCAGAGAAGCTCAAGGAGCTTGTTTTCAACCGCCTCGGTGCACCCGGAGAGAGGGTTCTAATAGGGGCGGGCCTCGGCGTCGATGCAGCGGCCATAGATTTTGGAGAGAGGATTCTGGTTGCCTCAACGGACCCGATAACCGGGGCCGAGGAGGGCATAGGCTTCTACGCGGTCAATGTCAACGCCAACGATGTCGCGACGTTTGGGGCGAGGCCGAAGTGGTTCCTCGTGAGCATTCTCCTCCCCGAGAACTCGGACGAGGGGCTGCTCTCTCGGATAATGGGGGATCTCCACGAAAGCGCCTCAAGGCTCGGGATAGCCATTGTCGGCGGCCACACCGAGGTTACTCCCGGTCTCAAAAAGCCGATAGTCGTTGGAACGATGCTCGGGGAGGTGGAGAGGGAGAAGCTCGTCACCTCGAACGGTGCAAAGGCTGGAGACGCGATAATCCTGACCAAGTGGGCCGGCCTGGAGGGAACGGCGATAATCGCGAGCGAGAGGGGGGAAGAGCTGGAGAGGGAGTTCGGCAGGGAGTTCGTGGAGAGGGCGAAGTCCTTCATAGAGATGATAAGCGTCGTAGAGGATGCCCTCACCGCCAACGAGATAGGTGTTCACGCCATGCATGACCCGACGGAGGGCGGAATCGCCAACGGCCTCCACGAGATGGCTGATGCAGCGGGCCTCGGCTTCGTTGTCCGTGGGAATAAAATCCCCGTAAGGGAGGAAACGGCGAAGATATGCGAGTTCTACGGCCTGAACCCGCTCGCGCTGATAAGCTCCGGGACGCTGATGATAGCGGCCCCACAGGAGAAAGCCAGGGATGTGGTAAGTGCCCTCACCGAGAAGGGGATAAACGCCTCCATTGTCGGGGAGTTCGTGGAGGACCCGGAGACGAGGGTAATCATTGAGAACGACGGGGAGAGACCCCTTGAGAGGCCCGAGAGCGACGAGCTGTGGAAGGTGGTCTAAATCTCCACGGATATCCTCAGCTTTTCTTCCTCCTCCAGCCTCTTGAGGGCTTCGAGGGCGGTCTGGGGGGCGAGGGGTATCCTCTTCACCTGCTCGTAGGCCTTCATGACCTCCTCCCCCTTTCTGCCGGGGTAGCGCTTCGCGAGGTAGAGGAGAACCGCAAGGAGGACGCCCCTCATGCTCTGCTCCGGTAGCGGGACGAGCTTCCAGCCGTTGTCATAAACGTACGCCGCCCTGGGGGTCTCGCTTCCGGTGAGTTCAAACACGGGGACCGTGCTCGAGCCTTTCCTCGACGTCAGGTAGGAGATGAGAACATCCTCGGAATAGCCCTCCCTTCTGAGGCCCGAAAAGCTGAGTTCGAGGGCCTTGAGGAGGGATGAGAGCCTCTCAATGTCCGTTATCCTCGACTTGGAGAGGAACGACAGCTTGAGGGCGGCCCTGTCCGGCGATTCCTCCACCAGGTTCACCACCAGAAGGATGCGGTCCTTCAGGGAGGAACCCTCCTCAAAGGCCTTAACCGCTATCCAGACGGCCCCGTTGGTCAAAATGCCATACTTAACCCCCGAGTTGAAGCAGTAGCGCGCCAGCTGGCGGAGTGGTTCGTCTCGCTTGACTATGTTCACGCCCAGGTTTTTGGCCTCGACGTAGGCAAACACGGAGCCGTTGAGAATCAGCGCGTAGTCCGCCCTTCCATCCTCCGTCCTCTCCTCAGGGCGAACCTCCTCCGGGTTATTCCAGTCCCAGCCGAGGGCGAGGAATATCTCCCCTATGAGGTGCTGCTTTACCGCCTCCTCGTTCTTCTCGTAGAGCTTCCTGTGGGAGGATATCTTACCCTTAACGCTGAGCACTGCCTTCATGAGGGCCTCCATGTTCACCATCCTCTTCCGGTTATTTCCCCCGCGAGACCTAAAAGCTTTTGGGGACCGGGGCACAATGTATAACGGTGGAACCCAATGTGCCGCGTTCTGTTTGCCGTTGGAAACGGAGAAGAGATGATTCCCCTCGTGGATGCATTCGTCCGGGCCTCCGAAAGAGACCCTTACAAAGAAGCCAGAGGAAAGAAGCCCTATCATGGCGATGGCTGGGGCTACGTTCTGGTGACTGGCGGCAGTGCCAGGCACTACCGTTCGGTCAGGCCGGTGTTCGTGGAGAACCGCGCCGTTGAGGTCCTGAAGTCCAGTCTTGAGGGCTTTACGGTCCTGATGATGCACTCCCGGGCGGCCTCCCAGGGGGACAAAAGCCTCATCAACGTCCAGCCCTTTGCGTTTACAACGAGGAGGGGCTTTTCCTTCTGGCTCTACCACAACGGGGACCTTAAGAAGG
This window of the Thermococcus siculi genome carries:
- a CDS encoding type I restriction endonuclease, with amino-acid sequence MEALMKAVLSVKGKISSHRKLYEKNEEAVKQHLIGEIFLALGWDWNNPEEVRPEERTEDGRADYALILNGSVFAYVEAKNLGVNIVKRDEPLRQLARYCFNSGVKYGILTNGAVWIAVKAFEEGSSLKDRILLVVNLVEESPDRAALKLSFLSKSRITDIERLSSLLKALELSFSGLRREGYSEDVLISYLTSRKGSSTVPVFELTGSETPRAAYVYDNGWKLVPLPEQSMRGVLLAVLLYLAKRYPGRKGEEVMKAYEQVKRIPLAPQTALEALKRLEEEEKLRISVEI
- a CDS encoding AIR synthase family protein; protein product: MLPPGKIPPEKLKELVFNRLGAPGERVLIGAGLGVDAAAIDFGERILVASTDPITGAEEGIGFYAVNVNANDVATFGARPKWFLVSILLPENSDEGLLSRIMGDLHESASRLGIAIVGGHTEVTPGLKKPIVVGTMLGEVEREKLVTSNGAKAGDAIILTKWAGLEGTAIIASERGEELEREFGREFVERAKSFIEMISVVEDALTANEIGVHAMHDPTEGGIANGLHEMADAAGLGFVVRGNKIPVREETAKICEFYGLNPLALISSGTLMIAAPQEKARDVVSALTEKGINASIVGEFVEDPETRVIIENDGERPLERPESDELWKVV
- a CDS encoding cell wall-binding repeat-containing protein, coding for MVWKKGMALLFGLMLITAGLAFGKAAAAETSVTVILVSDNEADSALAYYLANLTGAIVVMTAWGVYDANVTAEVMNYAPDQVIIIGGPDAVVEQYVSDLKDLNITVERWWGENRYRTNLAVIGNATLKLNIKFENSVVVVPGNDTGAIREALRRAVKVHGIVLFANNTTDPIRVMAKFQITPKNITVIHSRVMKGAMVGLVRKLKGSDGLRANLTEMEVNVTPEMAMEAINTSEERIATAEEMLANVTLPPQMERVAERMLLLAKKQLNVSKKAYEEGNYGKAYGQAIAAKAHAEFVIRVASKEWQMKVRFDPAMRATMFLHRVEIQLKVMEKAGVNVTEVRELVEQLKVAIKNKDYDTIDALMWQIQHKLLELYTHGRGKFREHIVFPARGRHGMP
- a CDS encoding ribosome biogenesis/translation initiation ATPase RLI, with the protein product MSRIAVIDYDKCNPDKCGHFLCERVCPVNRMGGEAIIIDEENYRPIIQEASCTGCGICVHKCPFNAITIVNLPEQLDEDCVHRYGINAFVLYRLPIVKDGMVVGILGPNGTGKTTAVKILSGQILPNLCGDNDSWDNVIRAFRGNELQNYFESLKNREIRPVVKPQYVDLIPKAVKGKVRDLLKKADETGRFDEVVRELELENVLDRDIKHLSGGELQRVAIAAAILRDAHFYFFDEPSSYLDIRQRLKVARIIRHLADSGKAVLTVEHDLAVLDYLSDVIHVVYGKPGAYGIFSQPKSTRNGINEFLRGYLRDENVRFRPYEIRFTKSSERKSQASDILVEYPRLVKDYGGFKLEAEPGTLYMGEVVSIVGPNGIGKTTFVKMLAGVEKPTEGEIDWELKVSYKPQYIKADYEGTVFDLLSKIDAAKLMNSFYKTELLNPLGIPELYDKQVNELSGGELQRVAITAALIREADLYLLDEPSAYLDVEQRLAVSRAIRHLMEKESKTALVVEHDVLMIDYISDRIMVFEGEPGKHGKALPPTGMREGMNRFLSSVGITFRRDPDTGRPRANKENSVKDREQKEMGEYYYVAP
- the cas6 gene encoding CRISPR-associated endoribonuclease Cas6, with amino-acid sequence MRIKIELNSDERFPEWAIGKHTIQAMIYTHLNGTPYQELHERRGFKFFAFSDIFPSGPFGPEKKTLLISSPDEDFIETLYEKLLPDEKLYLGKHALNVLSIKKFRLRPKKAFITGSPVVLRAPGNGRFFTFHHHKSLAYFIERLTENAVEKYQAFTGEYFQPDGPIFTRLVPRIRKKGWIDVYVRVNIRGRYFDVPGTTWEYLEAPINESNREFYAFLMDAGIGELNSLGFGFLNPRKGA